CAGCGTAAGGACCTTCAGCAACATCACCGGCGCCGGTGATCACTCTTCCTTCCACATCCCATCTCTTCACAGGGGCCACCAGCCTTTCAGCAGCAGCAATACCTGCGATCCATTCCTGGTAAGGTTTCAGCGCATCGCGCATCTGATCTGGAGAGGGCACTGGATTCTTTCCGGTGAGGTCTCTGTGAATAGCAATTAAGAATTCTTGCATTTGATTTGTTTTACCTGATGAATAAAAAATTTGTAACTGTATAACTCAAGCGAAAGATCATAATTTCTGAGCGGCGCCTGCAATGAAGCTGGCCACTTTGGATGGCTGCGATACCATCGGTACATGGCTTGCTTTCAATTCAAGCACGGTAGCATTGATCATTTTTGCTTCTGCGCGTGCCAGATCGAGGGGCACCATATAATCTTCAAGTCCGATCACAAACCAGGATGGTTTTGTTTTCCAGGCTGCTTTAGAGATCTTATCGGTAGTACCTTTTACCGCCCAGGGCACTTGTGTGGCATGCACTACATTTCTTTCTTCCTTATTCAGGTCCTGCGCAAAATATTGATGGATCCCTTTATTGGATAGTGTAATGAAATTGCTGGCATCCACCTGAAACTCACTGCTACCGGGAGCTGGCGGAAATGCCGATGTAACGTCTACGGCAGACTGATCATCGTTGGGCACCAGCGAGCATACATATACCAGTCCTACCACTTTGGGATCATTGCCTGCTTCCGTGATCACCATTCCGCCATAAGAATGGCCTACCAGCAAAACAGGACCATCCATGGAAGCGATCACACGTTTGGCTGCTGCCACATCATCACCGAGTGATGTCAGCGGATTTTGAACTGCCATTACATTGTATCCTTTTGCCTGCAGCAGCGGGATCACCTTTGCCCAGCTGGAACCATCGGCAAATGCGCCATGAACCAGCACAATATTTTTTACACCTTCTGTCATTTTTTGAGATTTTGCATGTTGAGGAAATGAGAACATAGTTATTACAGCCAGCAGGATCACTGCCGGGGATTTCTTAGCGTTGAACATAATAGTTGATTTAAGTGCTTATTAAATAGAAAGACATTGAATTATTCAGCGAGGGCTTTCCGGATAGTGGCAGCCGCCTGCAAGAGTGCTGTTTGAACAGCAGGAATATTGGCGATGGGGTTCAGCAGGCCATAATCGTGGATCAGTCCCATATGCCTGGTGAGTGTTACGGGAACGCCTGCTTCATCCAGTTTGCGGGCATAGGCTTCTCCTTCATCGCGCAGCACATCATTCTCGGCGGTCTGGATCAGTGCGGGTGGCAATCCTTTCAGCTGATCGATGCTTGCCTGTAACGGAGATGCATAGATGTCTTTTCGTTTTTTCAGATCCGGGAGATAATTATCCCAGAACCAGATCATCATATTCCTGGAGAGGAACCTGCCTTCTCCCAGTTCTTTGTAGGAACCCGTTTCGAAATTGGCGTCTGTAACAGGCCAGAGCATCACCTGCAGTTTGATGGACGGGCCCTGTTTATCTTTTGCCATCAGTGCTACTGCTGCCGTCATGTTGCCGCCAACGCTATTCCCCACTATTGCAAGGTTCTTACCGTTAACGCCTATTTCCTGCCCGTGTTCAGCAACCCATTTTGTGGCGGCATAGATCTGATTGATAGCTACCGGATATCTTGCTTCCGGTGATGGCGTATAATCCGGGAATACAGCTACAGCCCCGCTTGACACTACCAAATCCCTTACTATTCGCCTGTGTGTAGGATAATCTCCCAACACCCATCCGCCACCGTGTACATAAATAAACACTGGCGCACCTGCCTTTGCTCCTGCCGGTTTTGTGATATGTACTTTTACCTGCACACCGTCCTGGGTGATGATTGCTTCCGATTCTTCGATACCGGAATAGTCTACCTGTACCGAGTTTTGCGCATCCGTCAATACCTGCCTGGCATCTGCGGGGCTGAGCTGTTCAATTGGTTTACCTGTTCCCGAATTGAGCGCTTTCAGGAAGGCTCTTACGGGAAGGAATATGCGTGGATCGTTCTCTGCTTTTAATTTTTGCGACATGACCAGATTATTTGAGTAAAGGAATATTATGGCGCATAGGAATGCACCGGAAATTTTGAACTGCATAAAAAATGATTGGAACGAATGGAGAATTATGGTTTGGGCGTAACGGGCTGGTACCGTAATTTCTTTGCCATTTCAAAATCCCAGTGCTGGGAGATGGCCTGTGAGGGATCTACCACCAGTCCTTTTACTCCATGTGCCGATGAGATCGCATATACCACAGCGTTATCATCAGGTTTGCCAATCTCTTCAAAATTGTAGATGGCATCCACATGGAATTCATCCGGGTTGAGCCGCATGTCCAGGTCGCTGCAATAGAGGCAGAAAGGTTCTGCATCGAATTCCGCCTGATAGCCTTTTTCCCTGAGCTCGGAAACGGCATCAGTGAGTGATTCAAACTTTTGCATACAAAAGATTTTAAGTGTTAAAAGATGTATGTAGGATCAGAACAGGTTTTCCGGATTGCCGGGAGAAACATTTATTTCCGTATACACAGGAATATAATCTTCCATTCTGAGTCCCTGGTCAAGGAACTCGCTTCCTTCCGTACTGCTGTGTGGTGGTTGGTGTTTATGGATGTCCGGGATATCAGTGGTAACCGTACTGACTCTCAGGTTCAGTTTGAATGGATGGATGAAAGAGAAATTCATGGTTATAGATTGAATAGTGAATAATCGGGGGACGAAAAAAAATGGTATGCTGCCTGTTGATTTGCCGTGTTGTTGACCGGTTTTCGCAGGGATCATGCGCCGGCGTAGGGAGATCCAGGTGCACGAACAGGTGGAAAGTGCACTCCCGTTACAACCGCCTCGGCAAGCTGTCACCCGTCGTCTTCGTTTCAACAGCCAGCATACCAGGTGGTGTTCTTAAGCGCCAGCGGGTTGTGCGGCCAGCCATGTTTCGAAGTTCACAGAACCCAGTCTGGCAGCGCCTGCAGGCACCAGTGATGTTTCAGTGATCTGTGCACCGTAATAGCGGGCATCTGTGTTGGGCACCACTTTGCGGGGATCGTTCAGTCCTTTGAGGTAGCGGTGTACCAGCTCGGGCATGTTGAAACGTTCCGGTCCAGCAATTTCAATGATGCCATTGGCAGGAGTTTGCAGCGCGGCTTCAGCAACAAATCCCGCAACATTTTCGGCAGCAATGGGCTGGAATTTCACGTTGGAGATATGGACCAGTTCTCCGTCTGTAGCTACCTGCGCAATGCCTCCGATGAATTCGAAGAATTGCGTGCTGCGCACGATGGTATAAGGCACACCTGATTTTCTGATCAGGTCTTCCTGCACCAGTTTGGCGCGCATGTAACCACTGTCCTGCATCAGGTCAACTCCCACAATGGAGAGGGCAACATGATGTTTTACACCTGCATTGATCTCTGCAGCCAGCAGGTTACTGCCGGCAGTCTGGAAGAATTCCAAAACAGCTTTGTCTTCAAAGGAAGGGGAGTTCGCAAGATCCACTACAACATCGGTATCGGTCATGGCTTCAGCCAATCCTTCACCGGTGATGGTATTGATGCCGGTTGCCGGAGAAGCAGCGATCACCTGGTGGCCCAGCTGACGAAGTTTGGCTACTACTTTAGATCCGATGAGGCCAGAGCCTCCGATGACTACGATTTTCATAATTCGACTTTTTTTAAGATTACATTTTCATCCTAATAGAGGCCAATTAAATGCCAAACCGTTAATCATCTAATTATCAAACCTATACATCAAAACAGCCCTGCTAAAAATCACTATATTCAGTGAAAGCACGGAATCTTTCACCATATTCAGGGATATGATCAGGCGAAATAATCCGCTTTGGTAATTTTCAGTTTTTTCATTTTTGAATGGAGAGTATTGCCGGGGACTTTGAGGATCTCTGCTGCGCCGCCTGCGCCGGAGATCTTACCTGAACAGCGTTTCAACACTTCGATTATATATCCCCGTTCTATTTCCTCCAGCGGCAGGTTGGCAATCTGTGCCAACTCCGGTTTATCGGCGCCGTTATGTTTGGGAATGAAAACATCGCGGAGTTGTCCATCTGTTGTGAGCAGTACGCTGCGCTCTATCAGGTGCTCCAGTTCACGCACATTGCCGGGCCAGGTGTAAGCGCGTAATTGTTGCAATACTTTGGGCGCTACTTTCCTGATCCTTCTGCCGGTGTTCTTGCTGAATTTTTCTATGAAGAAATGAGTGAGTGGTTCGATGTCTTCCATTCTGTCTCGCAGTGGTGGCAGTACGATGGGGAATACATTTAGACGGAAATAAAGATCAGCGCGGAATCGTCCGGCTTTCACTTCTTCTTCCAGGTTGCGGTTGGTGGCCGCGATCAGTCTCACATCGATCTTGATCGTTTGCTTCCCTCCCAGCCTTTCCAGCTCACGTTCCTGGATCACGCGCAAGAGTTTAGCCTGCGCTTCCAGTGGCAGCTCTCCTATTTCATCCAGGAATAATGTACTGTGATTGGCGAGCTCGAATTTGCCGATGCGCCTGTCGATAGCGCCGGTGAAGGCGCCGCGCTCATGGCCGAAGAGCTCGCTCTCGATGAGGTTGGCGGGAAGGGCAGCGCAGTTGACCTTGATCATCAGTTTCTCTTTTCGCGGCGAAGCATTGTGCAGGGCTCTTGCAATCAGTTCCTTGCCGGTACCCGTTTCGCCGAGCACCAATACTGTAGTGCCCGAGTCCGCCACCAGCGACATCAATCTGTACACATCCTGCATGGCAGCTGCATTGCCGATGATCTCGGAGAAGTTGTAGATATTCCTGATCTGTTCTTTGAGGTAGAGGTTTTCCTGTTCCAGTTGTTTTTTATAGGCCAGGAGTTTTTCATTGGCGAGAATATTGGCAATGGCGACGGAGATCTGCGCGCAGATGCCTTTGAGTACGAGTTGGCTGAGCCAGTCGGCCAGCAGCCAGATAGTGCCGATGATCTTATCGCCCGCAACCAGGGGAAGACTGTGCATATTCCTCAGTCCCGTGGTCTGCCATAGTTTCGCATAGGTATTGCCGCTATTGATCTCCTCCTCCACGTTGAACATTACCCCTTCTGTGCTGGCGAGTACTTTCGCAGTATATGGTTC
This portion of the Pseudobacter ginsenosidimutans genome encodes:
- a CDS encoding alpha/beta hydrolase, which gives rise to MSQKLKAENDPRIFLPVRAFLKALNSGTGKPIEQLSPADARQVLTDAQNSVQVDYSGIEESEAIITQDGVQVKVHITKPAGAKAGAPVFIYVHGGGWVLGDYPTHRRIVRDLVVSSGAVAVFPDYTPSPEARYPVAINQIYAATKWVAEHGQEIGVNGKNLAIVGNSVGGNMTAAVALMAKDKQGPSIKLQVMLWPVTDANFETGSYKELGEGRFLSRNMMIWFWDNYLPDLKKRKDIYASPLQASIDQLKGLPPALIQTAENDVLRDEGEAYARKLDEAGVPVTLTRHMGLIHDYGLLNPIANIPAVQTALLQAAATIRKALAE
- a CDS encoding alpha/beta fold hydrolase; the encoded protein is MFNAKKSPAVILLAVITMFSFPQHAKSQKMTEGVKNIVLVHGAFADGSSWAKVIPLLQAKGYNVMAVQNPLTSLGDDVAAAKRVIASMDGPVLLVGHSYGGMVITEAGNDPKVVGLVYVCSLVPNDDQSAVDVTSAFPPAPGSSEFQVDASNFITLSNKGIHQYFAQDLNKEERNVVHATQVPWAVKGTTDKISKAAWKTKPSWFVIGLEDYMVPLDLARAEAKMINATVLELKASHVPMVSQPSKVASFIAGAAQKL
- a CDS encoding SDR family oxidoreductase, with translation MKIVVIGGSGLIGSKVVAKLRQLGHQVIAASPATGINTITGEGLAEAMTDTDVVVDLANSPSFEDKAVLEFFQTAGSNLLAAEINAGVKHHVALSIVGVDLMQDSGYMRAKLVQEDLIRKSGVPYTIVRSTQFFEFIGGIAQVATDGELVHISNVKFQPIAAENVAGFVAEAALQTPANGIIEIAGPERFNMPELVHRYLKGLNDPRKVVPNTDARYYGAQITETSLVPAGAARLGSVNFETWLAAQPAGA
- a CDS encoding phosphoribosylpyrophosphate synthetase; its protein translation is MQKFESLTDAVSELREKGYQAEFDAEPFCLYCSDLDMRLNPDEFHVDAIYNFEEIGKPDDNAVVYAISSAHGVKGLVVDPSQAISQHWDFEMAKKLRYQPVTPKP
- a CDS encoding YciI family protein; this translates as MQEFLIAIHRDLTGKNPVPSPDQMRDALKPYQEWIAGIAAAERLVAPVKRWDVEGRVITGAGDVAEGPYAEKHKSIGGLFVIRANDYDEAVEIARKCPIIQYGAIVEVRMAIPAA